Proteins from a genomic interval of Caldicellulosiruptor diazotrophicus:
- a CDS encoding tRNA threonylcarbamoyladenosine dehydratase has product MIGPADIFQRTMMLIGEDKVEKLSKAKVAVCGLGGVGSFAFESLVRCGVGNFVIIDKDKVVLSNLNRQLIATISNIGRLKVDIARERAFDINPFVKVEIIPEKITSENIFNILNNKNLDYIVDAIDDIGAKIALIKFASKEHIKIISCMGMGNRINPLLIKVSDIYSTRYCPLAKKLRSILRKENIKSLKVVYSEEKPLKPNYEYLKEQSEKKRVPASISFVPPVAGFIIAYEVIKDLVFSD; this is encoded by the coding sequence TTGATAGGTCCAGCGGATATTTTCCAAAGAACTATGATGTTGATTGGAGAAGATAAGGTTGAAAAACTATCAAAGGCAAAGGTAGCAGTGTGTGGACTTGGTGGAGTTGGTAGTTTTGCATTTGAATCTCTTGTTCGTTGTGGTGTTGGAAATTTTGTTATTATTGATAAAGATAAAGTTGTTCTTTCTAACTTGAATCGCCAATTAATTGCAACTATATCAAATATAGGTAGATTAAAGGTGGATATTGCACGTGAAAGGGCATTTGATATAAACCCTTTTGTAAAGGTAGAGATAATACCTGAAAAAATAACATCTGAAAATATCTTTAATATACTCAATAATAAGAATTTAGATTATATAGTAGATGCAATAGATGATATTGGAGCAAAAATTGCACTTATTAAATTTGCTTCAAAAGAACACATAAAAATAATAAGCTGTATGGGTATGGGTAACAGAATAAATCCTTTGCTTATAAAGGTTTCTGATATATATTCTACACGTTATTGTCCGCTTGCTAAAAAACTTAGAAGTATTCTGAGAAAAGAAAATATTAAGAGTTTAAAAGTTGTGTATTCTGAAGAAAAACCGTTAAAACCTAACTATGAGTATTTAAAAGAACAGTCAGAAAAGAAGCGAGTTCCAGCAAGTATTTCGTTTGTTCCACCTGTTGCTGGATTTATTATAGCTTATGAGGTGATAAAGGATTTGGTTTTTAGTGATTAA
- a CDS encoding DivIVA domain-containing protein — protein MSKYKFARTFRGFKPSSVIEYLNNLEITYEKEIKEKSEKIEALQKENEELKNTLKKLEEELSKLNEQKIKIAELLIIAQEKAESIVSKAIEEGENKKRALLVEIEEHEKLLQNLKDEIKRIKGELQSFISKFDEKVVEDSQTEFQREGSIM, from the coding sequence ATGAGCAAATACAAATTTGCAAGAACTTTTAGAGGTTTTAAACCAAGCTCTGTGATAGAGTATTTAAATAATTTGGAGATTACCTACGAAAAAGAAATAAAAGAAAAAAGTGAAAAGATTGAGGCACTTCAGAAGGAAAATGAGGAGTTAAAAAATACTTTAAAAAAACTTGAAGAAGAACTTTCTAAATTAAACGAACAAAAAATAAAAATAGCGGAACTTCTTATAATTGCGCAGGAAAAAGCAGAGAGCATTGTATCAAAAGCAATTGAAGAAGGGGAAAACAAAAAAAGAGCTCTTCTTGTTGAAATTGAGGAGCATGAAAAACTTCTCCAAAATTTAAAAGATGAAATAAAGCGAATAAAAGGAGAACTTCAATCCTTTATTTCTAAATTTGATGAAAAAGTTGTAGAAGATTCTCAAACTGAGTTTCAAAGAGAGGGTAGCATTATGTAA
- the pgsA gene encoding CDP-diacylglycerol--glycerol-3-phosphate 3-phosphatidyltransferase: MNLPNILTILRFLLVPIFTAVFFSHLKYNYILALIIFLLSGLTDILDGFIARKYNMVTQFGKLFDPLADKLMILTVLWCLVLKEYIPPWVFYIVLAKEIFMILGSALLYGKIKIVVSANIYGKISTFLFYIAIFSLILRWQISFYILILALIIAIFALVMYILKYVNEYKRLRSTSRE, encoded by the coding sequence TTGAATCTTCCAAATATTCTCACAATTTTAAGATTCTTATTAGTACCAATATTTACTGCAGTGTTTTTTTCTCACTTAAAATATAACTATATATTAGCACTTATTATATTTTTGCTGTCGGGTCTCACAGATATCTTAGATGGTTTCATTGCCCGAAAATATAATATGGTTACACAATTTGGAAAGCTATTTGACCCGCTTGCGGACAAGTTAATGATACTTACAGTCTTGTGGTGCCTTGTTTTAAAAGAATATATACCACCATGGGTTTTTTATATTGTACTTGCAAAAGAGATTTTTATGATATTGGGCTCAGCTCTTTTATATGGGAAAATAAAAATAGTAGTTTCTGCCAATATCTACGGGAAAATTTCAACTTTTTTGTTTTACATAGCAATTTTTTCGTTGATTTTAAGGTGGCAGATTTCTTTCTATATTTTAATACTGGCACTGATTATTGCTATTTTTGCACTTGTAATGTATATATTGAAATATGTAAATGAATATAAAAGACTCAGAAGCACCTCCCGTGAATAA
- a CDS encoding phage holin family protein: MSERTERRYASWLGIIVRFVVASFMMLLMQLIYPNFVFSNWMIGIALIAAISVITYIIERITTLYKTPIGRGIIAFLVTFAILYFGNMSVPGIKVPIIANLITSFVVGMFDIFLPDRVF, translated from the coding sequence ATGAGTGAAAGAACTGAAAGAAGATATGCAAGCTGGCTTGGCATAATTGTAAGATTTGTTGTTGCTTCTTTTATGATGCTTTTAATGCAGTTAATCTACCCTAATTTTGTATTTAGCAATTGGATGATAGGAATAGCTTTAATTGCAGCAATATCTGTGATAACATATATAATTGAGAGAATAACAACGCTGTATAAAACCCCAATAGGAAGGGGAATAATTGCTTTTTTGGTGACGTTTGCAATTTTGTATTTTGGTAATATGTCGGTACCGGGTATTAAAGTACCCATTATAGCAAACTTAATTACTTCTTTTGTGGTAGGAATGTTTGATATATTTTTGCCTGATAGAGTATTTTAA
- a CDS encoding acyl-CoA dehydratase activase-related protein — MKVGVPNSFCYAGMENFFIRVIPEVLEDSQIIFSGKTTKEMVEYGLKNSCDELCIPAKIFIGHVEYLIRKKNVDVLFIPRLVSILPGTYSCPKIIGIPDVVKANYFGIEFVIPEINLRNNRKIKLINTQLYNFLTPKIADTKNILVLAHSYVIFDEFLNKGVLETLKNAGYNPIYPTCYYLDSYYIFSDLPKELFWSSARDIYYYFEWTVNNTQVDGVVYLMTFGCGIDSILQELIMRRCNKMGLPYLCLTVDEHCADVGIQTRIEAYLDMIEWRSSRDEKNYLPAHG; from the coding sequence GTGAAGGTAGGAGTTCCAAATAGTTTTTGCTATGCTGGAATGGAAAACTTTTTTATAAGAGTTATACCAGAAGTCTTAGAAGATTCTCAAATAATCTTTTCAGGCAAGACAACAAAAGAAATGGTAGAATATGGACTTAAAAATAGCTGTGATGAACTTTGTATCCCTGCCAAAATTTTTATTGGACATGTAGAGTATCTTATAAGAAAAAAGAACGTAGATGTTTTATTTATACCACGCCTTGTGTCTATTTTACCAGGCACATACTCTTGCCCTAAGATTATTGGTATTCCAGATGTTGTAAAAGCTAATTATTTTGGTATTGAATTTGTAATACCAGAGATAAATTTAAGGAATAATAGAAAAATAAAGTTAATAAATACACAATTATATAATTTTCTAACACCTAAGATAGCAGATACAAAAAATATACTAGTATTGGCTCATAGTTATGTTATATTTGATGAATTTCTAAACAAGGGTGTTTTGGAAACTTTAAAAAACGCAGGTTACAATCCTATTTATCCGACATGCTATTATCTTGATTCTTATTATATCTTTTCTGATTTGCCAAAAGAATTATTCTGGTCCTCTGCAAGGGATATCTATTATTATTTTGAATGGACGGTAAATAATACACAAGTTGATGGTGTTGTATACCTTATGACATTTGGATGCGGAATTGACTCTATATTACAGGAACTGATTATGAGAAGATGCAATAAAATGGGACTGCCGTATCTTTGTTTAACTGTGGATGAACACTGCGCTGATGTGGGGATACAAACAAGAATAGAAGCGTATTTAGATATGATTGAATGGAGGAGCAGCAGAGATGAGAAAAATTACCTTCCCGCACATGGGTAA
- a CDS encoding sensor histidine kinase: MKKLKSIYFKFVVIYTVIIAVGFLIFGTVLNNLTENYFITQKQTQLVREAEKIATGLALWYITGFLEQDRLRFEIRFLRDYLNASILLINKNANVILNSDEKVYIDDLSLQKIRDKVFGGEIAVKKLLIGDMIKREYLVIGYPVVINNHVVSGLLLITSTDEIRQTLKIYNRIIWLITLFEVLVVLIITYALTQRIITPIKKLAQASRRIAEGDFSQKIPIPNNSDDEISELISSFNYMTEKLENLEMMRKSFISNVSHELRSPLTSIRGFVEGILDKTIPDDKKDFYLTLVKEEVIKLNNLINQLLELSRLEWGKINLNLSEFKIYSVIVEELIKFEKRIEEKEIDVTLQVDEELIVKADKDLISRVVHNLLDNAIKYNKVGGKIYIYSEVVNGKAYITIQDTGMGIPEKLQKLIWERFYKVDESRSLENGVGLGLSIVKEIIKLHKQNIWVESEEGVGSKFTFTLDLK; this comes from the coding sequence GTGAAAAAATTGAAATCTATATATTTCAAGTTTGTGGTGATATATACAGTCATAATTGCAGTTGGATTTTTAATTTTTGGGACAGTGCTCAATAACCTTACGGAAAACTATTTTATTACTCAAAAACAGACTCAGCTTGTGCGTGAAGCTGAAAAGATTGCAACTGGCCTTGCACTTTGGTATATAACAGGCTTTTTAGAACAGGACAGATTAAGATTTGAGATTAGATTTTTGAGAGATTATTTAAATGCTTCAATTCTGCTGATTAATAAAAATGCAAATGTGATATTAAACTCTGATGAAAAGGTATATATAGATGACCTGAGTTTGCAAAAAATAAGAGATAAAGTCTTTGGAGGGGAAATAGCAGTAAAAAAGCTTCTCATAGGAGATATGATAAAAAGAGAATATCTTGTGATAGGATATCCAGTAGTGATAAATAACCACGTTGTTTCGGGATTGCTTCTTATCACATCAACTGATGAAATAAGACAAACATTAAAGATATATAACAGAATTATTTGGCTTATTACACTATTTGAAGTTTTAGTTGTTCTGATAATAACATATGCACTGACTCAAAGGATTATCACACCTATTAAAAAGCTTGCACAGGCTTCAAGAAGAATAGCTGAAGGTGATTTTTCACAAAAAATTCCTATTCCAAACAACAGTGATGATGAAATTAGCGAACTTATTTCATCTTTTAATTATATGACAGAAAAATTAGAAAATTTAGAAATGATGCGCAAAAGCTTTATTTCTAACGTGTCACATGAGCTCAGGTCTCCTCTTACCTCTATAAGAGGGTTTGTAGAAGGTATATTAGATAAGACTATTCCAGATGACAAAAAAGATTTTTATCTAACCCTTGTAAAAGAGGAAGTTATAAAACTTAATAACTTGATAAATCAACTTTTGGAATTGTCAAGGCTCGAGTGGGGGAAAATAAATCTTAACTTGAGCGAATTTAAGATTTATTCTGTAATTGTAGAGGAGCTAATTAAGTTTGAGAAAAGAATTGAAGAAAAAGAGATAGATGTAACTCTACAAGTTGATGAAGAGCTTATTGTCAAAGCAGATAAAGACTTGATAAGCAGGGTGGTGCATAATCTTCTTGACAATGCTATAAAATATAACAAGGTTGGTGGAAAGATATATATATATTCAGAAGTAGTAAATGGTAAAGCTTATATAACAATACAAGATACAGGTATGGGCATTCCTGAAAAGCTCCAAAAGCTTATCTGGGAAAGGTTTTATAAAGTTGATGAATCAAGAAGTCTTGAAAATGGAGTTGGGTTAGGGCTTTCAATTGTAAAAGAGATTATAAAGCTCCATAAACAGAATATCTGGGTTGAAAGCGAGGAAGGTGTAGGTTCCAAGTTTACATTTACACTTGATTTAAAATAG
- a CDS encoding single-stranded DNA-binding protein — protein MARNPLENNRVYLCGKVLNSLSFSHVSFSEKFFTFKIEVPRLSQQKDILVVTVSDRLLINVNLKEGSLVEVLGQFRSYNNPSNVGNKLILTVFARDIKNIENIDPSKNINEIFLNGYVCKKPQYRTTPLGREITDILLAVNRLYGKSDYIPCIAWGRNARFASTFQVGDNIKIWGRVQSRDYQKKLEDGRVETRTAYEVSIFKLERVEKEESAT, from the coding sequence ATGGCTAGAAATCCATTAGAAAACAATAGAGTTTACTTATGTGGGAAGGTTTTAAATTCACTTAGTTTTAGTCATGTGAGTTTTAGTGAAAAATTTTTTACATTTAAAATCGAAGTTCCTCGACTTTCTCAGCAAAAAGATATTTTAGTTGTGACAGTTTCTGATAGACTTTTAATTAATGTAAATCTAAAAGAAGGTAGCTTGGTAGAAGTATTAGGACAGTTTAGGTCATACAACAATCCATCAAATGTTGGTAATAAACTTATCTTAACAGTATTTGCAAGGGACATTAAAAATATTGAGAACATTGATCCTTCAAAAAATATCAATGAGATATTCTTAAACGGATATGTATGTAAGAAACCTCAATACCGTACTACACCTTTGGGAAGAGAAATAACAGATATTTTACTTGCGGTAAATAGGTTGTATGGAAAATCAGATTATATACCTTGCATTGCTTGGGGCAGAAATGCTCGTTTTGCAAGCACTTTTCAAGTAGGAGATAATATAAAAATATGGGGAAGAGTACAAAGTAGAGATTATCAAAAGAAATTGGAAGATGGTAGAGTGGAGACAAGAACTGCTTATGAGGTTTCAATATTTAAGCTTGAAAGAGTTGAGAAAGAGGAAAGTGCAACTTAA
- a CDS encoding acyl-CoA dehydratase activase: MKEEFFLGIDIGSVSTNVVLIDINGEVIESMYFRTQGKPIEILQKSLCTLYEKYGDSLKIKGVGTTGSGRHLASLVVGADIVKNEITAHAKAAIFFVPDVRTVIEIGGQDSKIILIKDKIVIDFAMNTICAAGTGSFLDRQAERLNIPIENFGPIAINSKNPVRIAGRCAVFAESDMIHKQQLGHPCEDILFGLCLALARNYLTNLAKGKKLESPILFQGGVAANIAMKKAFEQLLGVQIIVPKYYNVMGAIGIALLAKESTKGLITKFKGFENLHKCRFETKGFECHDCSNFCEIVCFYSNGNLVARWGDKCQKYSSNRNHHIENSKNL; encoded by the coding sequence TTGAAAGAGGAGTTCTTTCTTGGGATTGATATAGGTTCTGTTAGTACAAATGTAGTCTTGATTGATATAAATGGTGAAGTAATTGAAAGCATGTATTTCAGAACCCAAGGAAAACCTATTGAAATCTTACAAAAGTCACTTTGTACATTGTACGAAAAGTATGGAGATAGCTTGAAAATAAAAGGAGTTGGAACTACAGGGTCAGGAAGACATTTAGCATCGCTGGTAGTAGGAGCAGACATTGTAAAAAATGAAATAACTGCTCATGCAAAAGCTGCAATATTTTTTGTACCTGATGTAAGGACTGTAATTGAAATAGGAGGTCAAGATTCAAAAATAATATTGATAAAAGATAAAATTGTGATTGATTTTGCTATGAATACAATCTGCGCTGCAGGAACGGGTTCTTTTTTGGATAGACAAGCAGAAAGGCTTAATATTCCAATAGAGAATTTTGGGCCAATTGCAATAAACTCAAAAAATCCCGTGAGAATAGCGGGTAGGTGCGCTGTATTTGCTGAGTCAGACATGATTCATAAACAGCAGCTTGGACATCCTTGTGAAGATATTCTTTTTGGATTATGTTTAGCTTTGGCAAGAAACTATCTTACTAATTTAGCAAAAGGTAAAAAATTAGAAAGTCCAATCTTGTTTCAAGGTGGTGTTGCAGCAAATATTGCAATGAAAAAAGCATTCGAACAGCTTCTTGGAGTTCAAATTATAGTACCAAAATACTACAATGTTATGGGGGCAATAGGCATTGCCCTGCTGGCAAAAGAGAGCACAAAAGGTCTTATCACTAAATTCAAAGGTTTTGAGAACCTTCACAAATGTAGGTTTGAGACAAAAGGATTTGAGTGCCATGACTGCTCGAATTTTTGTGAGATTGTTTGTTTTTATAGTAATGGTAATTTAGTAGCGAGGTGGGGTGATAAATGCCAGAAATACTCATCTAACAGGAATCATCATATTGAAAACTCTAAGAATCTGTGA
- a CDS encoding acyl-CoA dehydratase activase-related protein — MRKITFPHMGNLFLIAKALFEELGFEVVVPPYNNKSTLEIGKKLSPEFICLPFKLNMGNFIQAIEMGADTIVIFGGCGPCRFGYYGALEKEILKDLGYDVEIIVIEPLFYGFRNFLKQVSKIFARKNVASILKRVYRLAKKVDEIEKKVHFLRPREMVKGSVDKIYERFRKEALEVCGIDQMERLVDTTNVLFDNLYIVNEKVRKIGIVGEIYTIIDSFSSLNIEKILGEMGCEVERNLYISQWIDTHLIYPIFKMKNPIVKRFSKDVMPVLIGGHARETISYARYFSTQNYDGILHIFPLTCMPEIIAKSVLNGIKNRINIPLLHIVIDEVDSDVGIKTRLEAFLDLIEARSEKFERGVLSWD; from the coding sequence ATGAGAAAAATTACCTTCCCGCACATGGGTAATCTTTTTCTTATTGCAAAAGCACTTTTTGAAGAACTTGGATTTGAAGTAGTAGTTCCTCCATATAACAACAAAAGCACTCTTGAAATTGGGAAAAAACTTTCACCAGAATTTATTTGCCTACCTTTTAAATTGAATATGGGGAATTTTATCCAAGCAATAGAAATGGGCGCAGACACTATTGTAATTTTTGGTGGCTGTGGGCCATGTAGATTTGGATACTATGGTGCACTTGAAAAGGAGATTCTAAAAGATTTGGGCTATGATGTCGAAATAATAGTCATCGAACCTCTTTTTTATGGTTTTAGAAATTTTTTGAAGCAGGTGAGCAAGATATTTGCAAGAAAAAATGTAGCCAGTATATTAAAGAGAGTGTATAGGTTAGCCAAAAAAGTAGACGAGATTGAAAAAAAAGTACATTTTTTAAGACCCAGGGAAATGGTTAAGGGAAGCGTAGATAAAATATATGAAAGGTTCAGAAAGGAAGCACTAGAAGTTTGCGGAATTGATCAAATGGAAAGATTAGTTGATACAACGAATGTTTTGTTTGACAACTTGTACATTGTGAATGAGAAGGTTAGAAAGATAGGAATTGTAGGAGAGATATACACCATTATTGATAGTTTTTCAAGCTTGAACATTGAAAAAATACTTGGTGAGATGGGATGTGAGGTTGAACGAAATCTTTATATTTCCCAGTGGATTGATACACATCTGATATACCCAATATTTAAAATGAAAAATCCCATTGTTAAGAGATTTTCTAAAGATGTAATGCCGGTTTTAATTGGAGGCCATGCAAGAGAAACAATTTCCTATGCCAGATATTTTTCAACCCAGAATTATGATGGGATATTGCATATTTTTCCTCTCACATGTATGCCTGAGATAATAGCAAAATCAGTTTTAAATGGTATAAAAAATCGAATAAATATTCCACTACTGCACATTGTAATAGATGAAGTTGACAGCGATGTAGGAATTAAAACACGTTTGGAAGCATTTTTAGACTTAATTGAGGCAAGGAGTGAGAAATTTGAAAGAGGAGTTCTTTCTTGGGATTGA
- the pdaB gene encoding polysaccharide deacetylase family sporulation protein PdaB produces MIRVFDITKIIKLLLITILIFLTINTIFIYSKLAVDVINQKKLLPIYCVDRNDKKIALTFDAAWGNDDTKELLSILKKYNAKATFFLVGFWVEKYPEDVKDIFSQGHEIGSHSDKHLHMSRLSESEIIKDIKSCEEKIIRIIHKKPTVFRPPYGDYNNTLIKTLSSLGYYVIQWDVDSLDWKDLSAQDIAQRVLKRVKSGSIVLFHNNAKNTKYALPIILNTLTKQGYEFVTVSELIYKDGYYIDHQGVQKRIIR; encoded by the coding sequence ATGATAAGAGTTTTTGACATTACTAAAATTATAAAGCTACTCTTAATCACAATTCTCATTTTTCTCACTATAAATACTATATTTATTTATTCAAAACTAGCTGTGGATGTTATTAATCAGAAAAAACTGTTACCCATCTATTGCGTTGACAGAAATGACAAGAAAATAGCCTTAACATTCGATGCTGCATGGGGCAATGACGATACAAAAGAACTGCTCAGTATACTCAAAAAATACAATGCAAAAGCTACTTTTTTCCTTGTAGGTTTTTGGGTCGAGAAATATCCTGAAGATGTGAAAGATATCTTCAGTCAGGGGCATGAAATAGGAAGCCATTCTGACAAGCATCTTCACATGTCAAGATTGTCTGAATCTGAAATAATCAAAGATATTAAAAGCTGTGAAGAAAAAATTATAAGAATTATTCACAAAAAACCAACTGTTTTTAGACCTCCATATGGCGATTACAATAACACTTTAATAAAAACTCTCTCTTCCTTAGGATATTATGTTATCCAATGGGATGTTGATTCACTTGATTGGAAAGATTTGTCTGCACAAGATATAGCACAGAGAGTATTGAAAAGAGTAAAAAGCGGTTCTATTGTGTTATTCCACAATAATGCAAAAAATACAAAATATGCTCTACCGATAATCTTAAATACACTTACAAAACAAGGATATGAATTTGTGACAGTATCTGAACTAATATACAAAGACGGATATTATATTGATCATCAGGGTGTTCAGAAAAGAATAATAAGGTGA
- a CDS encoding AIR synthase family protein, whose product MDIGKISVEILKKHVFSNLKSSRNILLLPNIGEDCAAVDIDGEIAVLTMDPITAGNSMSGFLSVIVACNDLAAAGAQPVGILTTVLLPPGSTEDDFAYILSQIRDACNKLNIHLLGGHSEVTTAVTRPLIVSTGFGKVKKNLLISTGGAKPGDKIVITKTIGLEGTFILYSKYKEKLKNVLNSYEEKEVESFIEKLSVIEEGMIAREYASSMHDITEGGLFGAIYEVCRASNKGAIIYENMINLSNAVQKVCAFFDLNPYKLISSGSMLITTNRADELVKKLLENGIECCIVGEIVENQSIEFISKSGERIYINELPIDEIYKVV is encoded by the coding sequence TTGGATATAGGAAAAATATCTGTAGAGATACTTAAGAAACATGTTTTTAGTAACTTAAAGTCCAGCAGGAACATCTTGTTACTTCCTAATATTGGGGAAGATTGTGCTGCTGTAGACATTGATGGAGAAATAGCTGTTCTTACGATGGATCCTATTACTGCTGGAAACAGTATGAGTGGTTTTTTATCAGTTATTGTTGCATGTAACGATTTGGCGGCAGCTGGAGCTCAGCCTGTTGGGATACTTACTACTGTGCTTCTTCCGCCTGGAAGTACTGAGGATGATTTTGCGTATATATTATCTCAAATAAGAGATGCTTGCAATAAATTAAACATCCATCTCTTAGGTGGTCACAGTGAAGTGACAACTGCAGTTACAAGACCATTGATTGTTTCAACGGGCTTTGGAAAAGTTAAGAAAAATCTCCTTATTTCTACAGGAGGAGCAAAACCAGGAGATAAAATTGTTATTACAAAAACGATAGGTTTAGAAGGGACTTTTATTCTATACAGCAAGTACAAAGAAAAGCTTAAAAATGTACTAAATAGTTATGAGGAAAAGGAAGTAGAAAGCTTTATAGAAAAATTAAGTGTTATAGAGGAAGGGATGATAGCAAGAGAATATGCCTCAAGTATGCATGATATTACTGAAGGTGGACTTTTTGGAGCTATATATGAGGTATGCAGAGCATCTAATAAAGGAGCGATTATATATGAAAATATGATAAATCTCAGTAATGCAGTTCAGAAAGTATGTGCTTTTTTTGATTTAAATCCATATAAGCTTATTTCAAGTGGAAGTATGCTAATTACGACAAACAGGGCAGATGAACTGGTAAAAAAACTTTTGGAAAATGGCATTGAATGCTGTATAGTAGGAGAAATTGTGGAAAATCAAAGTATAGAATTTATTTCTAAAAGTGGAGAGAGAATTTATATCAATGAGCTGCCGATAGATGAAATATATAAAGTTGTGTAG
- a CDS encoding response regulator transcription factor — MKILVIDDDIKICEVIKLYLEKEGFEVVVAHNGMDGIAMFKNEMPDLVILDIMLPKKDGYEVCREIRKISNIPIIMLTAKGETFDKVLGLELGADDYIVKPFDPKELIARIKAVLRRTQGEINDEKVVVYPNLTVNLTTYEVKLEDKVIDMPPKEIELLYFLASHPNKVFTREQLLDHIWGYNFVGDTRTVDVHIKRIREKIEKDKYPWKIKTVWGVGYKFEI; from the coding sequence ATGAAAATCCTTGTCATTGATGATGATATAAAGATATGTGAGGTAATAAAACTCTACTTAGAAAAAGAAGGGTTTGAGGTAGTAGTTGCTCACAATGGTATGGATGGAATTGCTATGTTCAAAAATGAAATGCCCGACCTCGTAATATTGGACATTATGTTACCAAAAAAAGATGGATATGAAGTCTGTAGAGAAATCAGAAAAATTAGTAACATTCCAATTATAATGCTTACTGCAAAAGGCGAAACATTTGATAAGGTACTCGGATTAGAGCTGGGAGCAGATGATTATATTGTAAAACCATTTGATCCCAAAGAGCTAATTGCACGAATAAAAGCGGTGCTTCGAAGAACACAGGGTGAAATAAATGATGAAAAGGTTGTTGTATATCCAAATCTGACAGTAAATCTCACTACATATGAGGTGAAACTTGAAGATAAAGTAATAGATATGCCGCCGAAAGAGATTGAACTTTTGTATTTCTTAGCATCACATCCAAACAAAGTATTTACAAGAGAACAGCTTCTTGACCATATATGGGGTTACAACTTTGTAGGTGATACTCGTACAGTTGATGTGCATATTAAAAGAATAAGAGAAAAGATAGAAAAAGACAAATATCCTTGGAAGATAAAGACTGTATGGGGTGTGGGTTATAAGTTTGAAATTTAG